The following are encoded together in the Halomonas halophila genome:
- a CDS encoding choline ABC transporter substrate-binding protein has product MNKMTMGLATTALALSASPLMAAEEGCQPVRFAEVGWTDITATTALTTEVLETLGYDTRIDTVSVPIAYSGMKNGDFDVFLGNWMPSMASISDPYVERGQVDRLGANLEGAKYTLAVPQYVYDAGVTSVADLDAHADRFESTLHGIEAGNDGNLLIQDMIDDDAFGLGDWRLVDSSEAGMLAELNAREPNEQWMVFLGWEPHPMNTNFDIAYLEGADDYFGPNLGGATVYTNTRAGYAEACPNVGSLLNNLSFTLEMENQLMGEIMDEGTDPRDAARSYLQAHPDVLEGWLDGVTTADGEPGLPAVKEALSL; this is encoded by the coding sequence ATGAACAAGATGACCATGGGCCTGGCCACCACCGCGCTGGCGCTTTCCGCCTCGCCGCTGATGGCCGCCGAAGAGGGCTGTCAGCCCGTCCGCTTCGCCGAAGTGGGCTGGACCGACATCACCGCGACCACCGCCCTGACCACCGAGGTGCTCGAAACGCTCGGCTACGACACCCGGATCGATACCGTCTCGGTGCCCATCGCCTATTCCGGCATGAAGAACGGCGACTTCGATGTCTTCCTCGGCAACTGGATGCCGTCCATGGCGTCGATCAGCGACCCCTACGTCGAGCGGGGGCAGGTGGACCGCCTGGGCGCCAACCTGGAGGGCGCCAAGTACACCCTGGCGGTGCCTCAGTACGTGTATGACGCCGGCGTCACCTCGGTGGCCGATCTGGACGCCCACGCCGACCGCTTCGAGTCCACGCTGCACGGCATCGAGGCCGGCAACGACGGCAACCTGCTGATCCAGGACATGATCGACGACGACGCCTTCGGCCTGGGCGACTGGCGGCTGGTGGACTCCAGCGAGGCGGGCATGCTGGCCGAGCTCAACGCCCGCGAGCCGAACGAGCAGTGGATGGTGTTCCTCGGCTGGGAGCCGCATCCCATGAACACCAACTTCGATATCGCCTATCTGGAGGGCGCCGACGACTACTTCGGCCCGAACCTGGGCGGTGCCACCGTCTACACCAATACCCGTGCCGGCTACGCCGAGGCCTGTCCCAACGTCGGATCGCTGCTGAACAACCTCTCCTTCACCCTGGAGATGGAGAATCAGCTGATGGGCGAGATCATGGACGAGGGCACCGATCCGCGCGATGCCGCCCGGAGCTATCTCCAGGCGCATCCCGACGTGCTCGAGGGCTGGCTCGACGGCGTGACCACCGCCGACGGCGAGCCGGGGCTGCCCGCGGTCAAGGAGGCGCTGTCCCTCTGA
- the betI gene encoding transcriptional regulator BetI gives MPKVGMEPIRRQQLITATMAAIDEVGLADATVARIARHAGVSAGIISHYFGGKDGLLEATMRQILNDLGEAVSRRRKALTTDAPEAHLAAIIDGNFDRTQVSGPVAKTWLAFWASSMHRPALARLQTVNDRRLYANLSHEFRRLLPKHKARDAARALAAMIDGLWLRGALAPEGLDSDHARRLARDYLEQLLKAYGLGARSSESLSLES, from the coding sequence GTGCCCAAGGTCGGAATGGAACCCATTCGTCGCCAGCAGCTGATCACGGCCACCATGGCGGCCATCGACGAAGTCGGCCTGGCCGACGCCACCGTGGCGCGCATCGCCCGCCACGCCGGCGTCTCGGCCGGCATCATCAGTCACTACTTCGGCGGCAAGGACGGCCTGCTCGAAGCGACCATGCGCCAGATCCTCAACGATCTGGGCGAGGCGGTCTCACGCCGACGCAAGGCGCTGACCACCGATGCCCCGGAGGCCCACCTGGCGGCGATCATCGACGGCAACTTCGATCGCACCCAGGTCTCCGGCCCGGTGGCCAAGACCTGGCTGGCCTTCTGGGCCAGCAGCATGCACCGCCCTGCCCTGGCACGGCTGCAGACGGTCAACGACCGGCGCCTGTACGCCAACCTCAGCCACGAGTTCCGGCGCCTGCTGCCCAAGCACAAGGCCCGCGACGCAGCCCGCGCCCTGGCCGCCATGATCGACGGCCTGTGGCTGCGCGGGGCCCTCGCCCCCGAGGGGCTGGACAGCGACCACGCCCGGCGCCTGGCCCGCGACTACCTGGAGCAGCTGCTCAAGGCCTACGGCCTCGGCGCTCGCTCTTCCGAATCCCTGTCACTTGAGTCCTGA
- the betB gene encoding betaine-aldehyde dehydrogenase — MTHAIESLYIDGRRVDATSGETFPVINPYDGSVLAEVQQASEADVDAAVAAARRGQRDWAAMSGMERGRVMQRAVALLRERNDEIAELESRNTGKPVSETREVDIVTGADALEYYAGLAPAIEGSQIPLRETSFVYTRREPLGVIGSIGAWNYPIQIACWKSAPALAAGNAVVFKPSEVTPLTAMVLAEIFTEAGLPDGVFNVVHGDARVGQLITGHGDIDKVSFTGEVGTGKKVMSASAASSLKDVTMELGGKSPLIVFDDADLDRAADAAMMANFYSSGQVCTNGTRVFVASAVKEAFEGKIAERVARIKAGDPQDPTVNFGPLVSFEHQEKVLSYIALGKQEGARVLAGGEAWSQGDWAKGAWAAPTVFTDCHDEMRIVREEIFGPVMSILAFDDEEEVIRRANDTDYGLAAGVFTEGLNRAHRVIHRLEAGICWVNTWGDSPAEMPVGGYKQSGVGRENGVETLAHYTQTKSVQVEMGAFESVF; from the coding sequence ATGACCCACGCAATCGAATCCCTGTACATCGACGGCCGCCGGGTGGATGCCACCTCCGGCGAGACCTTCCCGGTCATCAATCCCTATGACGGCAGCGTCCTGGCCGAGGTCCAGCAGGCCAGCGAGGCCGACGTGGACGCCGCCGTCGCCGCCGCCCGCCGCGGACAGCGCGACTGGGCCGCCATGAGCGGCATGGAACGCGGCCGGGTGATGCAGCGCGCCGTGGCGCTGCTTCGCGAGCGCAACGACGAGATCGCCGAGCTGGAGAGCCGCAACACCGGCAAGCCGGTCAGCGAGACCCGCGAGGTCGACATCGTTACCGGCGCCGACGCGCTCGAGTACTACGCCGGCCTGGCCCCGGCCATCGAGGGCAGCCAGATCCCGCTGCGCGAGACCTCCTTCGTCTATACCCGTCGCGAGCCGCTGGGCGTGATCGGCAGCATCGGCGCCTGGAACTACCCGATCCAGATCGCCTGCTGGAAGTCCGCCCCGGCGCTGGCCGCCGGCAACGCCGTGGTCTTCAAGCCCAGCGAGGTCACCCCGCTGACCGCCATGGTGCTGGCCGAGATCTTCACCGAGGCCGGCCTGCCCGACGGCGTGTTCAACGTGGTCCACGGCGACGCCCGGGTCGGCCAGCTGATCACCGGCCACGGCGACATCGACAAGGTCTCCTTCACCGGCGAAGTGGGCACCGGCAAGAAGGTGATGTCCGCCTCCGCCGCGTCCAGCCTCAAGGACGTGACCATGGAGCTGGGCGGCAAGTCGCCACTGATCGTGTTCGACGACGCCGACCTGGATCGCGCCGCCGACGCCGCCATGATGGCCAACTTCTACTCCAGCGGGCAGGTCTGCACCAACGGCACCCGGGTGTTCGTGGCCAGCGCCGTCAAGGAAGCCTTCGAGGGCAAGATCGCCGAACGCGTGGCCCGTATCAAGGCCGGCGACCCGCAGGACCCGACGGTGAACTTCGGCCCGCTGGTGAGCTTCGAGCACCAGGAGAAGGTGCTGTCCTACATCGCGCTGGGCAAGCAGGAAGGCGCCCGCGTACTGGCCGGCGGCGAGGCCTGGAGCCAGGGCGACTGGGCGAAGGGTGCCTGGGCCGCGCCCACGGTGTTCACCGACTGCCACGACGAGATGCGCATCGTCCGCGAGGAGATCTTCGGCCCGGTGATGTCGATCCTCGCCTTCGACGACGAGGAAGAGGTGATCCGCCGCGCCAACGACACCGACTACGGCCTGGCCGCCGGCGTGTTCACCGAGGGGCTGAACCGCGCCCATCGGGTCATCCATCGACTGGAAGCCGGCATCTGCTGGGTGAACACCTGGGGCGACTCCCCCGCCGAGATGCCGGTGGGTGGCTACAAGCAGTCCGGCGTCGGCCGCGAGAACGGCGTCGAGACCCTGGCCCACTACACCCAGACCAAGTCGGTGCAGGTCGAGATGGGCGCCTTCGAATCGGTGTTCTAA